In a single window of the Lodderomyces elongisporus chromosome 4, complete sequence genome:
- the PHM7 gene encoding phosphate metabolism protein 7, with product MAEQASTNSSASQFVSTLVPTLVIAAVYVIIFLIIRNRQKRVYEPRSIVKSLPNDLQTPPPATGAFSWLTSLLKKPETFIIQYAGADGYFFLRFLFEFGVICLLGAIVTWPILFPVNATNGNNNQPGSTVAGFDILTIANVRNKWRTFAHVFLSWILFGLVIFLIYRELVYYTTFRHVLQTTPLYDSLLSSRTMLLTEISTTKLTDSTLREYFPTATNIWYAREYKKLGKEIEERTKLANKYEGALNKVLTKSVKLRNKCLKKNKPAPEPVDDLNKYLKDGKKRPTHKLKFLIGKKVDTLNYGAERLGELNKSVAKQQAEFQAQEQLPAVFIEFPTQLELQKAYQAIPYNKDFKGVKRLINVAPDDIIWKNLQLTPMKRRIKKVLANTFLTLLIIFWCIPVAVVGAISNINFLTEKVPFLKFINNMPKVIMGVITGLLPVVALAVLMSLIPPVIKWMGRISGRLSVQQVDEYCQTWYFAFQVVNVFLAIALGSSAASVAQEIVKDPGSAMQQLSQRFPPSVNFYYSYLCLQGLTISSGTLLQIVALILSHILGRILDSTPRAKWNRWNTIGQPGFATLYPGFSLLTVIALAYSVIAPLILGFTAIAFAAFYFAYIYTLVYVMRPVTTEARGKNYVKSLFHLFTGLFLAQLWITALFVFTKNWACVALEAVIIIVTIAARWWMKRRFLANIDAVPISAIKYAAGDTTYAYPMYDQGYKEIRSEGQNYWEGGNQLGLTPGDGGLDQVVADRNPAAGAPASAQRDNLTVGDADYSTMGETKVGKFDSEKASTNVDTGRASSVTGGPFQEPNSNDEEKGGFSKKNAVSGAAGAPGKGVSWLKIFFKPKTQTFDMIRNIMPNTYFNYVEYNPEFVRHAYDDPNVSAEAPHIWIARDPMGLSEIEKNKALKEGVDVSDDNATFNDKSQIVFSGPPPTYEEAIRV from the coding sequence ATGGCAGAACAAGCATCAACAAACAGTTCAGCCTCCCAATTCGTCTCGACGCTTGTGCCTACATTGGTGATTGCAGCCGTTTATGTCATTATCTTTCTCATCATTAGAAACCGCCAGAAACGAGTTTATGAGCCAAGATCAATCGTCAAGTCCTTGCCCAATGACTTGCAGACCCCTCCACCTGCAACCGGTGCTTTTAGCTGGTTGACCTCATTGCTCAAGAAGCCAGAAACATTTATCATCCAGTATGCTGGTGCAGACGGttactttttcttgaggtttttgtttgaatttGGCGTCATCTGCTTGTTGGGAGCAATTGTCACATGGCCAATCTTGTTCCCAGTCAATGCAACCAACggtaacaacaaccaacCAGGCTCAACTGTTGCAGGCTTTGACATTTTGACCATTGCAAATGTCCGTAACAAATGGAGAACTTTTGCCCACGTTTTCTTATCCTGGATATTGTTTGGCTTGGTgatctttttgatttacCGTGAGTTGGTTTACTACACCACTTTTAGACATGTGTTGCAAACCACCCCATTGTACGACTCATTGTTGAGCTCAAGAACTATGCTTCTTACTGAGATCTCCACCACAAAACTCACAGACTCGACTTTGAGAGAATACTTTCCAACCGCCACCAACATTTGGTATGCACGCGAGTACAAGAAGTTGGGTAAGGAGATTGAAGAGAGAACCAAATTGGCAAACAAGTATGAAGGTGCTTTGAACAAAGTTTTGACCAAGTCGGTCAAGTTGAGAAACAAGTgcttgaaaaagaacaaaccaGCACCAGAGCCAGTTGACGACTTGAACAAATACTTGAAAgatggcaaaaaaagaccAACCCACAAGTTGAAGTTTCTCATTGGTAAGAAAGTCGATACCTTGAACTATGGTGCCGAGAGGTTGGGCGAGTTGAACAAATCAGTGGCCAAGCAACAAGCTGAATTCCAAGCACAAGAACAACTCCCAGCTGTTTTCATTGAGTTCCCCACCCAATTGGAATTGCAAAAGGCATACCAAGCCATTCCATACAACAAGGACTTTAAAGGCGTTAAGAGACTCATCAATGTTGCACCTGATGACATTATTTGGAAGAACTTGCAATTGACACCAATGAAGAGGAGAATCAAAAAGGTTCTTGCCAACACCTTTTTGACATTGTTGATTATCTTTTGGTGTATTCCTGTTGCCGTTGTTGGTGCCATTTCCAACATTAACTTTTTAACCGAAAAGGTGCCATTTTTAAAGTTTATCAACAATATGCCAAAGGTTATCATGGGTGTGATTACAGGTTTGCTTCCAGTTGTTGCATTGGCCgtgttgatgctgttgaTCCCTCCTGTTATTAAGTGGATGGGAAGAATTTCGGGCAGACTCTCGGTTCAACAGGTTGATGAGTATTGTCAAACTTGGTACTTTGCATTCCAAGTTGTTAATGTGTTTCTCGCAATCGCATTGGGTTCTTCGGCTGCTTCCGTTGCGCAGGAGATTGTTAAGGACCCTGGTCTGGCTATGCAGCAGTTGTCTCAAAGATTCCCACCTTCGGTCAATTTCTACTATTCGTATTTGTGTCTTCAAGGATTAACTATAAGTTCCGGAACATTGCTCCAAATAGTTGCCTTGATTTTGTCCCACATCTTGGGTAGAATCTTGGATAGCACCCCAAGAGCCAAATGGAACAGATGGAACACTATTGGCCAACCAGGATTTGCCACTTTGTATCCAGGCTTCTCATTGTTGACCGTTATTGCTCTTGCATACTCTGTCATTGCTCCACTTATCTTGGGTTTTACTGCAATTGCCTTTGCTGCATTCTACTTTGCTTATATTTACACATTGGTCTACGTCATGAGACCAGTTACCACCGAGGCTAGAGGTAAGAATTACGTCAAGTCTTTGTTCCATTTGTTTACAGGATTGTTTTTGGCCCAATTGTGGATTACCgcattgtttgtgtttacCAAAAACTGGGCTTGTGTTGCTTTGGAAGCCgtgattattattgttaccATTGCCGCTAGGTGGTGGATGAAGAGAAGATTCTTGGCCAACATTGATGCTGTGCCAATTTCTGCGATCAAATACGCTGCAGGTGACACAACTTATGCTTACCCTATGTACGATCAAGGCTACAAGGAAATTAGAAGCGAAGGTCAAAACTACTGGGAAGGAGGCAATCAATTGGGTTTGACTCctggtgatggtggtttGGATCAAGTTGTGGCAGATAGAAATCCAGCAGCCGGAGCTCCAGCCTCTGCTCAAAGAGACAATTTGACAGTTGGAGATGCCGATTACTCCACTATGGGTGAAACCAAGGTGGGCAAATTTGATAGCGAAAAGGCTTCGACCAATGTCGACACTGGCAGAGCATCCTCGGTTACTGGTGGTCCGTTCCAAGAACCCAACTccaatgatgaagaaaaaggagggTTTTCTAAGAAGAATGCTGTTTCCGGCGCTGCTGGTGCTCCAGGTAAAGGTGTTTCCTGGTTGAAGATCTTCTTCAAGCCAAAGACACAAACTTTTGACATGATTAGAAACATCATGCCAAACACTTACTTTAACTATGTTGAGTATAATCCTGAGTTTGTGAGACACGCATACGACGATCCTAACGTGTCCGCTGAGGCGCCACACATTTGGATTGCCAGAGATCCAATGGGTCTCTCGGAGATTGAGAAGAACAAGGCCTTGAAAGAAGGTGTCGATGTTTCTGACGATAATGCCACTTTTAACGATAAGAGCCAAATCGTGTTTAGTGGTCCACCACCAACTTACGAAGAGGCCATTAGAGTTTAG
- the RGI1 gene encoding Respiratory growth induced protein 1, translating into MSGKKKSKSDTVPLDLDNIKPLDHLQAVPKTRKMSMTSIESADEPGGFKEVLLPPTIKEFDELEQFEAFVRDETWDNDFDYFHGRLHYYPPFVLKECHDEIEKIKPTSNKNSSKFKRNLQHHIKKHLIKDLEKCCGYELNFDKAEEIESFDKLTWKFKDETDHGFSKEEEDKYDRHWKIELDITSHNDSALVDIDMKSIPIGH; encoded by the coding sequence ATGTcgggaaagaaaaagtccAAATCAGACACGGTTCCTTTAGATTTGGACAATATTAAGCCATTGGACCATTTGCAAGCAGTTCCAAAGACAAGAAAAATGTCAATGACTTCAATTGAGTCTGCCGATGAGCCAGGTGGATTCAAAGAAGTGTTGTTGCCACCTACAATCAAGGAATTTGATGAGTTGGAGCAATTTGAAGCTTTTGTTCGGGACGAGACTTGGGACAACGATTTCGATTACTTCCATGGTAGATTGCACTATTATCCACCATTTGTCTTGAAAGAATGCCATGATGAGATTGAGAAAATCAAGCCAAcatcaaacaaaaactcAAGCAAATTCAAGCGTAATCTACAACACCATATCAAGAAGCACTTGATTAaagatttggaaaagtgTTGCGGTTATGAGTTGAATTTCGACAAGGCTGAAGAGATTGAGTCATTTGATAAATTGACTTGGAAGTTTAAGGATGAAACTGACCATGGTTTTAgtaaagaagaggaggacaAGTATGATAGACATTGGAAGATTGAGTTGGATATTACCAGTCACAATGACTCTGCATTGGTTGACATTGACATGAAGTCGATTCCAATTGGTCATTGA
- the EAF3 gene encoding Esa1p-associated factor, whose protein sequence is MVSYSPNQIVYAYHGPLIYEAKIIKTKQATESFVLNNDNQQETFEQQGAKFDAAKWDGLNCFLLHYQGWNAKWDEWVGEERVLEINEENKFKKLELEQLTKKKKVKKEESTKSSGNGKGGSKSGSKSRGEGGSRSGNGNGNSSSSSSSSNGGGGNASKRQRTSGSGSSNASSNSSNGGGGGGGESRRKTSNINLKFPPELKYVLVNDWQYITKDKKLVKLPSNNYSVHTILQDYRNSRKEVLDKHQLGILLEILHGLEIYFNKSLSLLLLYKHENLQYLDFLKRNVISYSQYQPGDAEGSSSRSHCQSKVYGFEHLLRLLVSFPSLISQTTMDSLSISVLVSELEHLLVFLKDNMGKYQNEYEYQSPQYNSLATS, encoded by the coding sequence atggTTTCATATTCGCCAAACCAAATAGTTTACGCTTATCACGGCCCACTTATTTACGAGGCTAAGATTATCAAGACAAAACAAGCTACTGAGTCATTTGTTctcaataatgataatcAACAGGAAACTTTTGAACAACAAGGTGCCAAGTTTGACGCTGCAAAATGGGATGGCTTAAATTGCTTTTTGTTACATTACCAAGGATGGAATGCCAAGTGGGACGAGTGGGTTGGAGAGGAAAGAGTGTTGGAAATAAATGAGGAgaacaaattcaaaaagttggagttggagcaattgacaaagaagaaaaaagtcaaaaagGAAGAGTCGACTAAATCCAGCGGGAATGGCAAGGGTGGGAGCAAAAGTGGGTCCAAGAGTAGAGGAGAAGGCGGGAGTAGAAGCGGTAACGGTAAcggcaacagcagcagcagcagcagcagtagcaaCGGTGGAGGTGGTAATGCGTCAAAGAGGCAAAGAACGAGTGGCAGTGGCAGTAGTAATGCTAGCAGCAATAGCAgcaatggtggtggtggtggtggtggagaACTGAGAAGGAAAACATCAAATatcaatttgaaatttcCACCAGAGTTGAAGTATGTTTTGGTCAATGATTGGCAATATATAACAAAGGATAAGAAATTGGTCAAGTTACCCAGCAACAACTATTCTGTTCACACTATATTGCAAGACTATCGAAATCTGCGAAAAGAAGTATTGGATAAACATCAATTGGGTATCTTGTTGGAGATATTGCATGGGCTAGAGATATATTTCAACAAGTCTTTaagtttgcttttgctttacaAGCATGAAAATTTGCAATACTTGGATTTTCTAAAGAGAAATGTAATAAGCTACAGCCAGTACCAACCTGGAGATGCTGAAGGGTCGAGTAGCAGGAGTCACTGTCAAAGTAAGGTTTATGGGTTTGAGCACCTTTTGAGGTTGTTGGTTCTGTTTCCCAGTTTGATAAGTCAAACTACCATGGATTCACTAAGTATAAGTGTGTTGGTACTGGAATTGGAGCACTTGTTGGTATTTTTAAAGGACAATATGGGAAAATATCAAAACGAGTATGAGTATCAAAGTCCGCAGTACAATAGTCTAGCAACCTCTTGA
- the STP3 gene encoding Zinc finger protein gives MAIISIGLFKDHNQVFDEVYTIKSTPPLSSTSTSSTSSSQKNKSNTNTTTGTYANTPLEAAPLFNSTIYNSFTSLHILKKHKFSVYKFIHRLIHGTKRLNELFPAIDNVNFLNNSKKFSSASPATATATATATSTATSTRLPLSFPKPCAVDDLDFMFEGDNANQIQIFDNVHTTDDFGAHEFHQFDKNAFYENLQTPLFQQQQQQQQQQQQQQQQQQQQQQQQVNSQYHPQSIPTSAPKSNITIPEFDDFYEAHQHQHQHHFAAQDLNKSLPIQVASNNHNFNEHIFERNVGGRSKYKMNVFDIIQKSTVVFSPKTQGTTSQSRDAHFAHDGRFVETSQQQQSYNPQHQHQHQHQHHHFAQYQQQQVEQQVEQDPHSYLHPHSPPPFFEDFNSFNEPDASQNKRQNNGHNDHNSVISNSNSNTNFHNHDPEFSSVSSSESFLSPLDDEFFGKFKQSNHMNTRLQPQTEQQSSLLTIDFAQPQTESRKRRYESSSISTPSSSQIDSDIPVSPTTAATTTTKTTTTTTAAAAATIVIKSKKLKTSLNRQVKPLKSKSRTSSSSSSSSSGMGIGTGTGPSRGSAVPVALARRNNTEFDNKLDGKLDALNTATVTTTTTTTNNTTVRKLSFTSKNGKVDHIFECPHCESHFTVKGYLTRHLKKHSLAKAFSCPFYQDTTTDSTASKSGNGSNNNNINSSNGFALSGTKCHPTGGFSRRDTFKTHLKALHFIYPPGTKSNDRGLYSGRCAGCFQFFENNTQWLENHIESGECQGTVAMKEKLRRQLETECGNEENDEVATFVESMGLKVQGTGQVGAQDETQVQAETETETETDAKGETTNGNNDTEKNAANGYKSKSEFDAELRHHASHYIKQEVID, from the coding sequence atggcCATCATTTCAATAGGCCTATTCAAAGACCACAACCAGGTCTTCGACGAAGTATACACAATCAAAtcaacaccaccattatcatcaacatcaacatcatcaacatcatcatcacaaaagaataaatcaaatacaaacacaacaacTGGTACTTATGCCAATACCCCCTTAGAAGCAGCCCCTTTATTCAATTCTACAATTTATAATTCATTCACTTCACTACACATCTTGAAGAAACACAAGTTTAGTGTATACAAGTTTATCCATAGACTAATCCACGGGACTAAACGACTTAACGAACTATTCCCCGCGATCGACAATGTCAATTTCCTAAACaactcaaaaaaatttagcTCAGCATCAccagcaactgcaactgcaactgcaactgcaacttcAACTGCAACTTCAACGAGATTACCATTATCTTTCCCAAAACCATGTGCAGTTGACGACTTGGACTTTATGTTTGAAGGTGACAATGCCAACCAAATCCAGATATTCGACAATGTTCACACAACAGACGACTTTGGTGCACACGAGTTTCACCAATTTGACAAGAATGCATTTTATGAAAACTTGCAAACACCCTtgtttcaacaacaacagcaacaacaacagcaacaacaacagcaacaacaacaacagcaacaacaacagcaacagcaagtCAATAGTCAATACCATCCGCAATCCATCCCTACTTCTGCACCAAAACTGAATATCACTATTCCCGAATTTGATGACTTTTATGAAgcacaccaacaccaacaccaacaccacttTGCTGCTCAAGACTTGAATAAATCACTACCAATTCAGGTAGCGTCAAACAATCACAACTTTAACGAACATATATTTGAGAGAAATGTTGGTGGTAGATCCAAGTACAAGATGAATGTCTTTGATATCATTCAAAAATCAACTGTTGTCTTTTCACCAAAGACGCAAGGCACCACCTCCCAGTCTAGGGACGCCCACTTTGCTCATGATGGTCGTTTTGTTGAAActctgcaacaacaacaactgtaTAACCCtcagcaccaacaccaacaccaacaccagcaccaccacttTGCGcaataccaacaacaacaagtagAACAACAAGTAGAACAAGATCCACATTCATACTTACACCCACACTCACCACCGCCATTTTTTGAAGACTTTAACTCTTTCAACGAGCCAGATGCATCACAGAATAAGAGACAGAATAACGGCCACAATGACCACAATAGTGTAATTAGCAACAGTAACTCGAATACCAACTTTCACAACCACGATCCTGAATTTTCTTCAGTTTCATCCTCTGAGAGTTTTTTGAGTCCCTTGGATGATGAATTCTTTGGCAAGTTTAAGCAATCAAACCATATGAATACTCGTTTGCAACCCCAAACAGAGCAGCAACTGTCACTATTAACCATTGACTTTGCTCAACCTCAAACTGAATCACGCAAGAGAAGATACGAAAGCTCATCAATATCTACACCATCATCTCTGCAAATTGATTCAGATATTCCTGTATCcccaacaacagcagcgacaacaacaacaaaaacaacaacaacaacaacagcagcggcagcagcaacaattgtcatcaaaagcaagaaattaaaaacttCTTTAAATAGACAAGTGAAACCACTCAAGTCCAAGTCGCGCACTTCAAGCTCAAGCTCAAGCTCAAGCTCGGGGATGGGCATAGGCACAGGTACAGGCCCAAGTCGGGGTTCTGCAGTACCCGTCGCATTGGCAAGGAGAAACAATACAGAGTTTGACAACAAGCTTGATGGTAAACTTGACGCATTGAATACCGCAACTGTCACAACGACTACTACCACGACAAACAACACTACTGTGCGCAAACTCTCCTTCACTTCCAAAAACGGCAAGGTTGACCATATATTTGAATGTCCACATTGTGAATCACATTTTACAGTAAAGGGATATCTTACACGCCATCTCAAGAAACATTCCCTTGCCAAGGCATTCTCTTGTCCCTTTTACCAGGACACTACGACTGACTCCACTGCAAGCAAACTGGGCAACggaagcaacaacaataacatcaATAGTAGCAATGGATTTGCACTTTCGGGAACCAAATGTCACCCCACCGGTGGATTCAGCCGTCGCGACACGTTCAAGACACATCTCAAGGCCTTGCATTTCATTTACCCACCAGGCACAAAGTCAAATGATCGTGGGTTATACAGTGGACGCTGTGCCGGATGTTTTCagttttttgaaaacaatacGCAATGGCTTGAGAATCACATTGAAAGTGGCGAGTGTCAAGGAACAGTTGCAATGAAGGAGAAATTGAGAAGACAGTTGGAGACGGAGTGTGGAAATGAGGAGAATGACGAAGTTGCCACTTTTGTCGAGTCAATGGGATTGAAGGTGCAAGGTACTGGTCAAGTAGGAGCACAAGATGAAACTCAAGTACAAGcagagacagagacagagacagagacagaCGCAAAGGGAGAAACCACCAATGGTAATAATGATACTGAGAAAAATGCAGCAAATGGATACAAGAGCAAAAGCGAGTTTGATGCTGAGTTGAGGCACCATGCTTCGCATTATATCAAACAAGAAGTCATTGACTAA
- the APE3 gene encoding Aminopeptidase Y (MEROPS:MER0001288), with the protein MKITFLTAVAAALVTLPNANAFPALRFWNNVLSTTTGMDDSILIDVKEAPQHEFAGSGFTKDVASGNEEVYNVDFESFQQENILDESVYKKLPEIDTEELQSLVNKKGLRERAETLFNLAGKSNETYGHPTRVIGSPGHFATVHYIIKELRKLGGYYNIITQSFKAIDGHVESFSLLIDGIKPKSLQALALTPPTPNKAPVHGDLVLVLENGCSLHDFPSNAKDNIVLIQRGQCSFGDKSRNAGKVGALAAVIYDSNGPLSGTLGTPNGEEVPTLAVSEKDVADYIDKLQKNPNHKFETTLFIDSYVKNISTLNVIAETKFGDHNNVVALGAHSDSVGEGPGINDDGSGTISLLEVAKYLTKFKINNAVRFAWWAAEEEGLLGSDYYANNLSEEENSKIRLFMDYDMMASPNYEYGIYDANNKDHPDGSGNLKDLYVDWYEQHGLNYSLMAFDGRSDYVGFIDNGIPAGGIATGAEGVKDKKSKEKFGGKVGEWFDPCYHQLCDDLSNPSYEAWEVSTKLIAHSVAVYAKSFEGFPTRKSKKESMPEAEEASIEQNSITQSQFIRKGDKFII; encoded by the coding sequence ATGAAGATCACATTTTTgactgctgttgctgctgctctTGTAACTCTCCCCAATGCTAATGCATTTCCTGCTTTAAGGTTTTGGAACAATGTTTTATCGACAACAACAGGAATGGATGACTCAATCTTGATTGACGTTAAGGAGGCTCCACAACACGAATTTGCAGGTTCGGGTTTTACAAAAGATGTTGCTTCTGGTAATGAGGAAGTGTACaatgttgattttgaatcTTTTCAGCAGGAGAATATTTTGGATGAGTCAGTTTACAAAAAGCTTCCAGAAATTGATACCGAGGAGTTGCAATCTTTGGTTAACAAAAAGGGTCTAAGAGAAAGAGCAGAAactctttttaatttggcTGGAAAGTCTAATGAGACTTATGGCCATCCAACCAGAGTGATTGGTTCTCCTGGCCATTTTGCCACTGTTCATTATATCATTAAAGAATTGAGAAAACTTGGTGGTTACTATAATATCATCACGCAAAGCTTCAAAGCCATTGATGGTCATGTTGAGTCATTTTCGTTATTGATTGACGGTATTAAACCTAAGAGTTTGCAAGCTTTGGCATTGACTCCTCCTACCCCTAACAAGGCGCCAGTCCATGGAGACttggtgttggtattgGAAAATGGGTGTTCTTTGCATGATTTTCCACTGAATGCCAAGGACAACATTGTATTGATCCAGCGGGGACAATGTTCTTTTGGTGACAAGTCGAGAAATGCTGGTAAAGTTGGTGCATTGGCCGCAGTGATTTACGACTCCAACGGGCCATTACTGGGAACCTTGGGCACTCCCAATGGAGAAGAGGTGCCTACGTTGGCTGTTTCTGAAAAGGATGTTGCAGACTACATTGacaagttgcaaaaaaatccTAATCacaaatttgaaacaaCATTGTTTATTGATTCTTATGTTAAGAATATTTCCACCTTAAATGTTATTGCCGAGACCAAGTTTGGCGATCATAACAATGTTGTTGCGTTGGGTGCTCATTCTGATTCGGTTGGGGAAGGTCCAGGAatcaatgatgatggttCTGGAACGATCTCGTTATTGGAGGTTGCCAAATATTTGACCAAGTTCAAGATCAACAATGCGGTTAGATTTGCTTGGTGGGCTGCTGAAGAGGAAGGATTATTGGGATCCGACTATTATGCTAACAACTTgtcagaagaagaaaacagcAAGATCAGATTATTTATGGATTACGATATGATGGCGTCTCCAAATTATGAGTATGGAATCTACGATGCTAATAACAAAGACCACCCTGATGGTAGTGGTAACTTGAAGGACTTGTATGTTGATTGGTATGAGCAGCATGGCTTGAACTATTCATTGATGGCATTTGACGGAAGATCAGATTATGTTGGGTTCATTGATAATGGTATTCCAGCTGGTGGTATCGCCACTGGTGCCGAAGGTGTTAAGGATAAAAAGTCTAAAGAGAAGTTTGGCGGTAAAGTTGGCGAATGGTTTGACCCATGTTATCACCAATTGTGTGACGATTTGTCCAATCCAAGCTATGAAGCATGGGAGGTTAGTACCAAATTGATTGCGCATTCAGTAGCTGTCTATGCCAAATCATTTGAAGGGTTCCCAACAAGAAAGTCAAAGAAGGAGAGTATGCCAGAAGCTGAAGAAGCAAGTATTGAACAAAATAGTATTACGCAAAGTCAATTTATCAGAAAAGGCGACAAGTTCATTATTTAA
- the CK1b gene encoding casein kinase I, which yields MSQSSSIVGVHYKVGKKIGEGSFGIIFEGINILNNQQVAIKFEPRKCEAPQLRDEYRSYRILNNTRGIPQAYFFGQEGVHSILIIDLLGPSLEDLFDWCHRKFSIKTVLQVSKQMIQRVESIHEHNLIYRDIKPDNFLIGRPDTAEANNIFVVDFGMAKQYRDPRSKNHIPYREKKALSGTARYMSINTHLGREQSRRDDLESLGHVFMYFLRGSLPWQGLKAPTNKQKYEKIGMKKQTTPINELCYGLPIQFAQYLTYVRNLKFDEDPDYKYLIGLMDKAMATLGIEEDGHYDWMDLNNGRGWDAALNKKANLHGYGNPHPARKAHQVQHNNHNTYSHQQQQSSSHQPLLGRASASYDNSRYKKHGYQAIQQQQQQQQQQQQPDKFSQSILAIHNEQNRFMKNGGGNRDRDRNGEEADMRNSGNRDLIGDTLHSDTSSFNRKKSRSCFFCCW from the coding sequence ATGTCTCAATCATCCAGCATAGTAGGTGTTCATTACAAGGTGGGCAAAAAGATTGGCGAAGGTTCATTTGGGATCATTTTTGAAGGTATAAATATCTTAAACAATCAACAGGTGGCAATCAAGTTTGAGCCGAGAAAATGTGAGGCACCACAGTTGAGAGACGAATACAGGTCATATAGAATTTTGAACAATACGCGGGGGATCCCACAAGCTTATTTCTTTGGGCAAGAAGGTGTGCATTCAATCTTGATTATCGACTTATTGGGGCCATCTTTAGAGGATTTGTTTGATTGGTGTCATCGTAAATTTAGTATCAAGACTGTGCTTCAAGTTTCTAAGCAGATGATCCAACGAGTTGAATCGATCCATGAGCATAATTTGATATATCGTGATATTAAACCTGATAATTTCCTCATTGGAAGGCCAGATACTGCAGAAGCCAACAatatatttgttgttgattttgggATGGCAAAACAGTATCGAGATCCAAGGAGCAAGAATCATATACCTTATAGGGAGAAGAAAGCGTTGAGTGGTACTGCGCGGTACATGTCAATCAATACCCATTTGGGGAGAGAGCAGCTGAGAAGGGATGATTTGGAAAGCTTGGGACATGTGTTTATGTATTTTCTTCGTGGTTCATTACCGTGGCAAGGGTTGAAAGCACCAACTAATAAGcaaaaatatgaaaagaTTGGTATGAAGAAGCAAACTACGCCCATTAACGAATTGTGCTATGGTTTACCAATTCAATTTGCCCAGTATTTGACGTATGTACGCAACTTGAAGTTCGATGAAGATCCAGATTACAAGTATCTCATCGGTCTTATGGATAAGGCGATGGCGACCCTCGGCATTGAGGAAGATGGCCATTATGACTGGATGGATTTGAACAATGGCAGAGGCTGGGACGCTGcattaaataaaaaggcTAATTTACATGGGTATGGCAATCCGCATCCAGCAAGAAAAGCGCATCAAGTACAACACAACAACCATAACACATATctgcatcaacaacagcaatcGCTGCTGCACCAGCCACTATTGGGAAGAGCTTCTGCCTCCTACGACAATTCGAGATATAAGAAACATGGGTATCAAGcaattcaacaacaacaacagcagcagcagcaacagcagcaaccaGATAAATTTCTGCAATCGATATTAGCTATACACAATGAGCAGAATCGGTTTATGAAAAATGGTGGTGGGAATAGAGATAGAGATAGAAATGGAGAAGAGGCAGACATGCGGAATAGTGGAAATCGAGATCTTATTGGGGACACGTTACATTCCGATACTTCCAGCTTTAACAGGAAAAAAAGCCGGTCTTGTTTCTTCTGTTGCTGGTAA